In the genome of Paracoccus tegillarcae, one region contains:
- a CDS encoding aspartate dehydrogenase: MKIGMIGEGAIGQYVTEKLGSQGLGPHVMLVRRTRGEAPGDEPVLRVTKVSDLPDDIDLMVDCAGHAALVEHGAAILRRGIDLVSVSVGALSDPELERDLAAAARAGGGQLHLASGAIGALDCLQAARVGGLTDVTYTGRKPPEGWLGSPAEDRIDLTNLRSAEMHFDGTARQAARDYPKNANVAAAVAIAGMGFDLTKVRLIADPDVTANIHEIQASGSFGSFTFRIEGKPLPENPRSSALAAMSVIAAIERRHAAIIT; the protein is encoded by the coding sequence TTGGCCAGTATGTGACCGAAAAGCTTGGGTCGCAGGGGCTTGGTCCGCATGTGATGCTGGTTCGCCGGACGCGGGGGGAGGCGCCGGGCGATGAGCCCGTCCTGCGTGTGACGAAGGTGTCTGATTTACCGGATGATATTGACCTGATGGTCGATTGTGCCGGGCACGCAGCCCTTGTCGAACACGGGGCTGCCATCCTGCGGCGAGGCATTGATCTGGTGTCAGTATCGGTGGGCGCACTTTCCGACCCCGAGTTGGAGAGGGATCTGGCGGCGGCGGCTCGGGCGGGTGGCGGGCAACTGCATCTTGCCAGCGGGGCCATCGGCGCGCTTGATTGCCTGCAGGCCGCACGGGTGGGCGGATTGACGGATGTCACCTATACGGGCCGCAAGCCGCCCGAGGGCTGGTTGGGGTCACCAGCCGAAGACCGCATCGACCTGACAAATCTGCGCTCGGCCGAGATGCATTTTGATGGCACCGCGCGGCAAGCGGCCAGGGACTATCCCAAGAATGCGAATGTTGCCGCCGCCGTGGCGATCGCAGGCATGGGGTTCGATCTTACCAAGGTCAGGCTCATCGCCGATCCCGATGTCACCGCCAACATTCACGAAATTCAGGCATCGGGCAGCTTTGGCAGCTTTACCTTTCGGATCGAGGGCAAACCGTTGCCGGAAAATCCGCGCAGTTCCGCCCTTGCGGCAATGAGCGTCATTGCCGCCATCGAACGCCGCCACGCGGCCATCATCACTTGA
- a CDS encoding LysR family transcriptional regulator, whose amino-acid sequence MASNHTRILDRALTRLKLRQLRLLVAVGQHGNIQNAARNLSISQPAATKMIQDLELDFEVKLFERTNRGVVPTVYGEALIRHGKLIFSQVSNAAQELDDLNEGNSGRVVVGTLLAASPGLLPIAVEHLLRDRPNVAIKIVEGTNEVLMPALLSGEIDMVVGRLPSHRHRSRIEQVKFFDEQVMAVAGNQHPMAGVANVSFEQLMPFGWILPPVETTLRRQTDQYFVRQGQYVPATAIESVSYLANRSLLRSHDFVGLLPAHVASLDIESGLLTRIDWAVPFGAGPVGVSYRGERSLSPAGSAFLDALQVAAKEFQPA is encoded by the coding sequence GTGGCATCCAATCACACCCGCATCCTCGATCGCGCCCTGACCCGGCTAAAGCTGCGCCAGCTGAGGTTGCTTGTCGCCGTGGGCCAGCATGGCAACATTCAGAATGCCGCGCGCAATCTGAGCATCTCGCAACCTGCCGCGACCAAGATGATACAGGACCTCGAGCTGGATTTTGAGGTCAAGCTGTTCGAGCGGACCAATAGGGGGGTCGTTCCTACGGTTTATGGCGAGGCCCTGATCCGGCATGGCAAGCTGATATTCTCGCAGGTATCGAACGCCGCGCAGGAGTTGGATGATCTGAACGAAGGCAATAGCGGGCGGGTCGTTGTCGGCACCTTGCTTGCGGCCTCGCCCGGGTTGTTGCCCATCGCTGTCGAGCACCTTTTGCGGGACCGGCCCAATGTCGCGATCAAGATCGTCGAGGGAACGAACGAGGTGTTGATGCCCGCACTGCTGTCGGGTGAGATTGACATGGTTGTCGGGCGCTTGCCCAGCCACAGGCATCGCTCGCGGATCGAGCAGGTCAAGTTCTTTGACGAGCAGGTGATGGCTGTCGCAGGCAATCAGCACCCGATGGCCGGTGTCGCCAATGTGTCGTTCGAGCAGCTGATGCCATTTGGCTGGATCCTGCCCCCGGTTGAAACCACCCTCAGGCGGCAGACGGATCAGTATTTCGTCCGGCAAGGGCAGTATGTGCCTGCCACCGCAATTGAATCGGTATCCTATCTCGCCAATCGCTCGCTGCTGCGGTCCCATGATTTCGTGGGACTGCTGCCCGCGCATGTCGCATCCCTTGATATCGAAAGCGGGCTGTTGACCAGAATTGACTGGGCTGTCCCGTTTGGTGCCGGGCCAGTCGGCGTGTCCTACAGGGGTGAACGCAGCCTGTCTCCGGCAGGAAGCGCCTTTCTCGACGCCCTGCAGGTTGCGGCCAAAGAGTTCCAGCCAGCGTAG
- a CDS encoding NAD-dependent succinate-semialdehyde dehydrogenase, which produces MSSYPDLKLYIGGEWRKTADNLSVINPATEAEIGRLPIARISDLDDALSAADEGFRVWRRTAPRKRADIMLRAAAILRDRQEEIARSITAEHGKPLPQARLEVIRGCEFLEWDAGEAMRTYGRVIPSAPGVRYVVHHEPVGIVLGLSPWNFPMSQPCRKIAGALATGCSIILKAAEETPAGAMHIVQAFHDAGLPAGVLNLVFGEPAEISDHLIRQDPVRLVAFTGSTAIGRHLTTLASENMTRVLMELGGHAPVIVCEDTDVEKAATSSAIRKYRNAGQVCTSPTRFFVHESIFEPFLDTFVKRAKATSVGDGMDAGVEMGPLANERRVPALAKLVEDATAKGAQLHCGGGRVGNRGYFFEPTVLAKVPDAALVMQEEPFGPLAVINPVASLEEAIAKANAVPYGLAAYGFTNRADYVDRLTDEVEAGNISFNTLEASLPETPFGGVKSSGYGREGGTEGLDNYMNVKNVSHSMEIV; this is translated from the coding sequence ATGAGCAGTTATCCGGATCTGAAACTCTATATCGGCGGCGAATGGCGCAAGACGGCAGACAATCTGTCGGTCATCAACCCCGCGACGGAGGCAGAGATCGGCCGCCTTCCTATTGCCCGAATTTCAGACCTGGACGATGCTTTGAGTGCCGCAGATGAGGGGTTTCGCGTCTGGCGACGTACAGCCCCGCGTAAGCGCGCCGACATCATGCTGAGGGCTGCGGCGATCTTGCGCGACCGGCAGGAAGAAATCGCCCGCTCTATCACCGCAGAACACGGCAAGCCGCTGCCCCAGGCAAGGCTGGAGGTGATCCGCGGCTGTGAGTTTTTGGAATGGGACGCGGGCGAGGCGATGCGCACCTATGGTCGGGTGATCCCGTCCGCACCCGGCGTGCGCTATGTTGTTCATCACGAACCGGTCGGCATTGTTCTGGGCCTGTCGCCGTGGAATTTCCCGATGAGCCAGCCCTGCCGCAAGATTGCCGGCGCACTGGCAACTGGCTGCTCAATCATCCTCAAGGCGGCCGAGGAAACACCGGCAGGCGCGATGCATATCGTTCAGGCGTTTCACGATGCCGGCCTGCCTGCAGGCGTGCTGAACCTTGTCTTTGGTGAGCCCGCTGAGATTTCGGATCACCTGATCCGGCAAGATCCGGTGCGTCTGGTCGCGTTCACCGGATCGACGGCCATCGGGCGCCACCTGACGACGCTGGCCTCCGAAAACATGACCCGGGTGTTGATGGAACTGGGTGGCCATGCCCCTGTGATCGTCTGCGAAGACACCGACGTCGAGAAGGCGGCAACCAGCAGCGCGATCCGCAAATACCGCAACGCGGGCCAAGTCTGCACATCGCCGACGCGTTTTTTCGTACATGAAAGCATTTTCGAGCCCTTCCTCGATACGTTCGTCAAACGCGCCAAGGCCACGAGTGTCGGCGACGGTATGGACGCAGGGGTTGAAATGGGCCCGCTTGCAAATGAACGCCGGGTGCCCGCGCTGGCCAAGCTGGTCGAGGATGCGACGGCCAAGGGGGCCCAGCTACACTGCGGCGGCGGACGCGTGGGCAACCGGGGCTACTTCTTTGAACCGACCGTCCTCGCCAAAGTGCCGGATGCCGCGCTGGTGATGCAGGAAGAGCCATTTGGTCCGTTGGCCGTGATCAACCCGGTTGCGTCGTTGGAAGAGGCCATCGCAAAGGCAAATGCGGTGCCCTACGGGTTGGCGGCCTACGGTTTCACCAATCGGGCGGATTATGTCGACCGGCTGACCGATGAGGTGGAGGCCGGAAACATTTCGTTCAACACGCTTGAGGCCTCCTTGCCGGAAACGCCATTCGGTGGCGTGAAATCCAGCGGCTACGGTCGCGAGGGTGGCACGGAAGGCCTGGACAACTACATGAATGTGAAGAACGTCTCTCACAGCATGGAAATTGTCTGA